From Panthera tigris isolate Pti1 chromosome D3, P.tigris_Pti1_mat1.1, whole genome shotgun sequence, one genomic window encodes:
- the TOP3B gene encoding DNA topoisomerase 3-beta-1 isoform X1, giving the protein MRTVLMVAEKPSLAQSIAKILSRGNMSSRKGLNGTCSVHEYTGTFAGQPVRFKMTSVCGHVMTLDFLGKYNKWDKVDPAELFSQAPTEKKEANPKLNMVKFLQVEGKGCDYIVLWLDCDKEGENICFEVLDAVLPIMNPTHGGEKTVFRARFSSITDTDICAAMARLGEPDHNEALSVDARQELDLRIGCAFTRFQTKYFQGKYGNLDSSLISFGPCQTPTLGFCVERHDKIQSFKPETYWVLQAKVNADKDRSLLLDWDRVRVFDREIAQMFLNMTKLEKEAQVEATSRKEKAKQRPLALNTVEMLRVASSSLGMGPQHAMQTAERLYTQGYISYPRTETTHYPENFDLKGPLRQQANHPYWADTVKRLLTEGINRPRKGHDAGDHPPITPMRSATEAELGSEAWRLYEYITRHFIATVSYDCKYLQSTISFRIGPEHFTCTGKTVISPGFTEIMPWQSVPLEESLPTCQRGDTFAVSEIKMLEKQTNPPDYLTEAELITLMEKHGIGTDASIPVHINNICQRNYVTVESGRRLKPTNLGIVLVHGYYKIDAELVLPTIRSAVEKQLNLIAQGKADYRQVLGHTLDVFKRKFHYFVDSIAGMDELMEVSFSPLAATGKPLSRCGKCHRFMKYIQAKPSRLHCSHCDETYTLPQNGTIKLYKELRCPLDDFELVLWSSGSRGKSYPLCPYCANHPPFRDMKKGMGCNECTHPTCQHSLSMLGIGQCVECESGVLVLDPTSGPKWKVACNKCNVVAHCFENAYRVRVSVDTCSTCEAALLAVDFNKAKSPLPGDETQHTGCVFCDPIFQELVELKHAASCHPMHRGGPGRRQGRGRARGRRPTVKPSARRPKDKMSALAAYFV; this is encoded by the exons GAAAGTACAACAAGTGGGACAAGGTGGACCCTGCAGAGCTGTTCAGCCAAGCCCCAACAGAGAAGAAGGAAGCTAACCCCAAGCTGAACATGGTGAAGTTCCTGCAG GTGGAAGGCAAAGGCTGCGACTACATCGTGCTGTGGCTGGACTGTGACAAGGAAGGGGAGAACATCTGCTTTGAG GTACTGGATGCCGTGCTGCCCATCATGAATCCAACCCACGGTGGCGAAAAGACGGTGTTCCGGGCCAGATTCAGCTCCATCACGGACACAGACATCTGTGCCGCCATGGCCCGCCTGGGCGAGCCCGACCATAACGAGGCACTGTCGGTGGATGCCCGGCAAGAGCTGGACCTGCGCATCGGCTGCGCGTTCACCAG GTTTCAGACTAAATACTTCCAGGGAAAATATGGCAATCTAGACAGCTCCCTTATCTCCTTTGGACCATGTCAAACCCCTACCCTGGGCTTCTGTGTGGAGAGACATGATAAAATCCAGTCCTTCAAACCAGAGACCTACTGGGTGCTACAGGCCAAG GTTAATGCCGATAAAGACAGATCTCTTCTTTTGGACTGGGACCGAGTGCGAGTGTTTGACCGGGAAATCGCACAGATGTTTTTAAACATGACAAAGCTGGAGAAGGAAGCCCAG GTGGAGGCCACAAGCCGGAAAGAGAAGGCCAAGCAGAGGCCCCTTGCCCTGAACACTGTGGAGATGCTGCGAGTAGCTAGCTCTTCTCTGG GCATGGGGCCACAACATGCCATGCAGACCGCCGAGCGGCTCTACACACAAGGCTACATCAGCTACCCGCGGACTGAGACCACCCACTACCCTGAGAACTTTGACCTGAAGGGCCCTCTGCGGCAGCAGGCCAACCACCCCTACTGGGCTGACACG GTGAAGCGGTTGTTAACAGAAGGTATCAACCGCCCACGGAAAGGCCATGATGCTGGTGACCATCCCCCCATCACCCCCATGAGGTCTGCCACAGAGGCTGAATTAG GCAGTGAGGCGTGGCGGCTCTATGAGTACATCACCAGGCATTTTATCGCCACAGTTAGCTACGACTGCAAGTACCTCCAGAGCACCATTTCCTTCCGTATTGGGCCTGAGCACTTCACCTGCACAGGGAAGACCGTCATCTCTCCAG GCTTCACGGAGATCATGCCCTGGCAGAGTGTGCCTCTGGAGGAGAGCCTGCCCACCTGCCAGAGGGGCGACACTTTTGCTGTGAGTGAAATAAAGATGCTGGAGAAGCAGACGAACCCGCCCGACTACCTGACAGAGGCCGAGCTCATCACACTCATGGAGAAGCACGGCATAG GGACGGACGCCAGCATCCCCGTGCACATCAACAACATCTGCCAGCGCAACTACGTCACTGTGGAGAGCGGGCGCcgactcaaacccaccaaccttgGCATCGTCCTGGTGCATGGCTACTACAAGATTG ACGCAGAGCTGGTGCTCCCCACCATCCGCAGTGCAGTCGAGAAGCAGCTGAACCTGATCGCCCAGGGCAAAGCTGACTACCGCCAGGTCCTGGGCCACACCCTGGATGTCTTCAAGAGGAAGTTCCACTACTTCGTGGACTCCATTGCCG GCATGGACGAACTGATGGAGGTGTCTTTTTCGCCCCTGGCGGCCACGGGCAAGCCCCTCTCCCGCTGTGGGAAGTGCCACCGGTTCATGAAGTACATTCAG GCCAAGCCCAGCCGCCTGCACTGCTCCCACTGCGACGAGACCTACACCCTCCCCCAGAATGGCACCATCAAGCTCTACAAGGAGCTCCGGTGCCCACTGGATGACTTCGAGCTGGTCCTGTGGTCCTCAGGCTCTAGGGGCAAGAGCTACCCACTGTGCCCCTATTGCGCCAATCACCCGCCCTTCCGAGACATGAAGAAAG gcatGGGCTGCAACGAGTGCACTCACCCCACCTGCCAGCACTCGCTTAGCATGCTGGGCATCGGCCAGTGCGTGGAATGCGAGAGCGGCGTGCTGGTGCTGGACCCCACCTCAGGCCCCAAGTGGAAGGTGGCCTGCAACAAGTGCAATGTGGTGGCACACTGCTTCGAGAACGCCTACCGCGTGCGAGTGTCCGTCGACACCTGCAGCACCTGTGAGGCTGCCCTGCTGGCTGTGGACTTCAACAAGGCCAAGTCCCCGCTCCCAGGCGACGAGACACAGCACACGGGCTGCGTCTTCTGCGACCCCATCTTCCAAGAGCTAGTGGAGCTGAAGCACGCGGCCTCCTGCCACCCCATGCACCGTGGCGggccaggaaggaggcagggccgGGGGCGGGCCCGGGGCCGTCGGCCCACAGTGAAGCCCAGTGCCAGGCGGCCAAAGGACAAGATGTCAGCCCTGGCTGCCTACTTTGTATGA
- the TOP3B gene encoding DNA topoisomerase 3-beta-1 isoform X2 yields the protein MRTVLMVAEKPSLAQSIAKILSRGNMSSRKGLNGTCSVHEYTGTFAGQPVRFKMTSVCGHVMTLDFLGKYNKWDKVDPAELFSQAPTEKKEANPKLNMVKFLQVEGKGCDYIVLWLDCDKEGENICFEVLDAVLPIMNPTHGGEKTVFRARFSSITDTDICAAMARLGEPDHNEALSVDARQELDLRIGCAFTRFQTKYFQGKYGNLDSSLISFGPCQTPTLGFCVERHDKIQSFKPETYWVLQAKVNADKDRSLLLDWDRVRVFDREIAQMFLNMTKLEKEAQVEATSRKEKAKQRPLALNTVEMLRVASSSLGMGPQHAMQTAERLYTQGYISYPRTETTHYPENFDLKGPLRQQANHPYWADTVKRLLTEGINRPRKGHDAGDHPPITPMRSATEAELGSEAWRLYEYITRHFIATVSYDCKYLQSTISFRIGPEHFTCTGKTVISPGFTEIMPWQSVPLEESLPTCQRGDTFAVSEIKMLEKQTNPPDYLTEAELITLMEKHGIGTDASIPVHINNICQRNYVTVESGRRLKPTNLGIVLVHGYYKIGMDELMEVSFSPLAATGKPLSRCGKCHRFMKYIQAKPSRLHCSHCDETYTLPQNGTIKLYKELRCPLDDFELVLWSSGSRGKSYPLCPYCANHPPFRDMKKGMGCNECTHPTCQHSLSMLGIGQCVECESGVLVLDPTSGPKWKVACNKCNVVAHCFENAYRVRVSVDTCSTCEAALLAVDFNKAKSPLPGDETQHTGCVFCDPIFQELVELKHAASCHPMHRGGPGRRQGRGRARGRRPTVKPSARRPKDKMSALAAYFV from the exons GAAAGTACAACAAGTGGGACAAGGTGGACCCTGCAGAGCTGTTCAGCCAAGCCCCAACAGAGAAGAAGGAAGCTAACCCCAAGCTGAACATGGTGAAGTTCCTGCAG GTGGAAGGCAAAGGCTGCGACTACATCGTGCTGTGGCTGGACTGTGACAAGGAAGGGGAGAACATCTGCTTTGAG GTACTGGATGCCGTGCTGCCCATCATGAATCCAACCCACGGTGGCGAAAAGACGGTGTTCCGGGCCAGATTCAGCTCCATCACGGACACAGACATCTGTGCCGCCATGGCCCGCCTGGGCGAGCCCGACCATAACGAGGCACTGTCGGTGGATGCCCGGCAAGAGCTGGACCTGCGCATCGGCTGCGCGTTCACCAG GTTTCAGACTAAATACTTCCAGGGAAAATATGGCAATCTAGACAGCTCCCTTATCTCCTTTGGACCATGTCAAACCCCTACCCTGGGCTTCTGTGTGGAGAGACATGATAAAATCCAGTCCTTCAAACCAGAGACCTACTGGGTGCTACAGGCCAAG GTTAATGCCGATAAAGACAGATCTCTTCTTTTGGACTGGGACCGAGTGCGAGTGTTTGACCGGGAAATCGCACAGATGTTTTTAAACATGACAAAGCTGGAGAAGGAAGCCCAG GTGGAGGCCACAAGCCGGAAAGAGAAGGCCAAGCAGAGGCCCCTTGCCCTGAACACTGTGGAGATGCTGCGAGTAGCTAGCTCTTCTCTGG GCATGGGGCCACAACATGCCATGCAGACCGCCGAGCGGCTCTACACACAAGGCTACATCAGCTACCCGCGGACTGAGACCACCCACTACCCTGAGAACTTTGACCTGAAGGGCCCTCTGCGGCAGCAGGCCAACCACCCCTACTGGGCTGACACG GTGAAGCGGTTGTTAACAGAAGGTATCAACCGCCCACGGAAAGGCCATGATGCTGGTGACCATCCCCCCATCACCCCCATGAGGTCTGCCACAGAGGCTGAATTAG GCAGTGAGGCGTGGCGGCTCTATGAGTACATCACCAGGCATTTTATCGCCACAGTTAGCTACGACTGCAAGTACCTCCAGAGCACCATTTCCTTCCGTATTGGGCCTGAGCACTTCACCTGCACAGGGAAGACCGTCATCTCTCCAG GCTTCACGGAGATCATGCCCTGGCAGAGTGTGCCTCTGGAGGAGAGCCTGCCCACCTGCCAGAGGGGCGACACTTTTGCTGTGAGTGAAATAAAGATGCTGGAGAAGCAGACGAACCCGCCCGACTACCTGACAGAGGCCGAGCTCATCACACTCATGGAGAAGCACGGCATAG GGACGGACGCCAGCATCCCCGTGCACATCAACAACATCTGCCAGCGCAACTACGTCACTGTGGAGAGCGGGCGCcgactcaaacccaccaaccttgGCATCGTCCTGGTGCATGGCTACTACAAGATTG GCATGGACGAACTGATGGAGGTGTCTTTTTCGCCCCTGGCGGCCACGGGCAAGCCCCTCTCCCGCTGTGGGAAGTGCCACCGGTTCATGAAGTACATTCAG GCCAAGCCCAGCCGCCTGCACTGCTCCCACTGCGACGAGACCTACACCCTCCCCCAGAATGGCACCATCAAGCTCTACAAGGAGCTCCGGTGCCCACTGGATGACTTCGAGCTGGTCCTGTGGTCCTCAGGCTCTAGGGGCAAGAGCTACCCACTGTGCCCCTATTGCGCCAATCACCCGCCCTTCCGAGACATGAAGAAAG gcatGGGCTGCAACGAGTGCACTCACCCCACCTGCCAGCACTCGCTTAGCATGCTGGGCATCGGCCAGTGCGTGGAATGCGAGAGCGGCGTGCTGGTGCTGGACCCCACCTCAGGCCCCAAGTGGAAGGTGGCCTGCAACAAGTGCAATGTGGTGGCACACTGCTTCGAGAACGCCTACCGCGTGCGAGTGTCCGTCGACACCTGCAGCACCTGTGAGGCTGCCCTGCTGGCTGTGGACTTCAACAAGGCCAAGTCCCCGCTCCCAGGCGACGAGACACAGCACACGGGCTGCGTCTTCTGCGACCCCATCTTCCAAGAGCTAGTGGAGCTGAAGCACGCGGCCTCCTGCCACCCCATGCACCGTGGCGggccaggaaggaggcagggccgGGGGCGGGCCCGGGGCCGTCGGCCCACAGTGAAGCCCAGTGCCAGGCGGCCAAAGGACAAGATGTCAGCCCTGGCTGCCTACTTTGTATGA